AAATTCGAGCCAAGAAGAGAGAAACCCATTATCAGCATCTTCTTTGTCACCGACATCTTCAAGATCTTCTTTGAGTTCTATGAGATCGTctttaaattttgcaattgacaaattcaaagttaAGCATCTGCAGGATCTCATTGAAGAGGAGGATGACTACAACCAGCCAATGTATCTGCGACTAGAGAGATACCTAAGACTGTTAAATATAGCACTTTCTGTTAGACCTCAGGCAAATAGATTATTCCAATTCTATGAGTTATCACCAATCGGAAACTTACTAAGTTATGAAGTCGGTCTTCAAGGAAAACAAGGCCAACTAATTATTAGATCAACTGCAAAGAGTCAAGGCTGGAGAGTTTCCCATTTTAGCTTCAATGATCTCAGGGAAATGATTGAAAGACACACAACAAAGTGGTTTCTCGTCAGACATTCTTATATCCTTTATGTGTCAGATCTTTGCTCTACAACACCGTTGGATGTTTTTTTGGTTGATTCTCAGTTTCATATCAAATGGTCGGGcaataaaaaacaagacTATAATGTTAATATAAATGATACAGACTTAAATCAAgataacaaaagaaaaatctcGACCAAATTATTGATCACTTTAAGTAATAGCGAGAGGAAATTACAAGTTATTTGTAAATCAGAAGCTTCATTGAAGCAATGGGTTTCGTCAATTTCACACATGGTTAAAAATACTATCTGGTCTAAACCTCATAGATTTGATAGTTTTGCTCCAGTTAGAAAAAAtgctttttgtaaatttcTAGTTGATGGTAGAGATTATTTTTGGGCTTTGAGCGAGGCTTTACTAATGGCGGAAGACGTTATATATATTCATGATTGGTGGTTGTCACCAGAACTGTACATGCGTCGACCAGTAAATGGTAATCAAGAGTTTAGAATTGATAGGATCCTGAAAAGGAAAGCCGAAAAGGGTATTAAAGTTTTTATTGTAGTTTACAGAAATGTTGGTACAACTGTCGGAACCGATAGTTCTTGGACAAAGCACTCAATGTTAAATTTACACCCCAATATTCATCTAATAAGATCCCCAAACCAATGGTTACAGAACACATACTTTTGGGCACatcatgaaaaaatgacgGTTATAGACAATACTATTGCATTTATGGGTGGTATAGATTTATGTTATGGGCGTTATGATACCCCCGAACATAGCTTATGTGATGATCATGCAAATCTAAAGGATCAAATATTTCCTGGAAAAGATTATTCTAACGCTCGTATATGTGACTTTTTTGATCTAGATAAACCCTTTGAATCCATGTATGATAGAAGCAAAATTCCGAGAATGCCATGGCATGACGTTCATACGATGACAATAGGTGAAGCAGCAAGAGATATGGCGAGACATTTCGTTCAAAGATGGAATTATCTTTTGAGACAGAAAAGACCAAGTAGACCAACCCCTTTGCTGACCCCACCGAGTGATTTCACCAGagatgaaatagaaaattcatcatttttcaagatgCTCAAACCTAGATCAACATGTGAAGTTCAAGTTCTTAGAAGTGCGGGCAATTGGTCATTGGGCCTGAAAGAAACGGAAAAATCCATTCAAAATGCatatctgaaattgatagaaACAAGTGAGCACTATatttatattgaaaatcaGTTTTTTATAACAGCCTCTCAATGGGATGGTGTTGTTATCGAGAATAAAGTTGGTGATGCAATAGTTGATAGGATTATTAGAGCGAATAGTGAGGGCAAAGTTTGGAAGGCATTCATTTTAATTCCATTGATGCCAGGTTTTGATTCACCGATTGACCAACCTGAAGCTTCGAGTGTTCGTGTCATAATGCAATGTCAATATCAAAGTATTTCTCGAGGAGAAACTTCCATATTttcgaaattgaaaaagttgaacaTAGATCCAATGcaatatattcaattttacTCCCTGAGAAAGTGGTCTACAATCGGTCCTAATAAGAAATTGGTAACAGAGCAGCTGTACGTTCATGGTAAAGTTTTAATCGTGGATGATAGAAGTTGTATTATAGGGAGTGCTAATATCAATGAAAGGTCTCAGCTGGGCTGTAGGGATAGTGAGGTTGCAATGCTCATTAGGGATACAGACCTTgtaaaatcaaaaatggaCGATGGGGTCTACTATGCTGGAAGATTCGCATTGGAGTTACGAAAAAGATTAATGCGGGAGCATTTAGGCTGTAATGTAGATTTGGTCGAAGTAGTGGAGAGAAAGTTCGGCCGTTTGGAAACGATTGCTAGGAATAACTATAAAGAACTACATTTGCTTGCTGAAGACTcgacaaaaaatgataagcTTGATTCTGCCATGCTGGAGTTGGCTTACCGTGAAATATTTGACGTTGATTACAGTGATCCGTGGAAATCtaaatattcttctttaCCTAATGTCAATTCATATGGAATATCTCATCCATTCTCTAAACCTTCCAATGAAGAATGTTTCAAGAAcgattttgatgatttgcAGAGGATCGAAAGTGATAATAAGAAAACAGCTCTGCCAGATAGGCGAACGAAAACGAAAGCAAATCAGAATTTGTCATGTGATGGTTTATTAAATTATCATACCTTCAATTATAGAGCTGGCGAGGAAAACATAGGAATTAGGGATAACAAACCAATAAGTACGGATCCGAGATTAACAAACAATAAAAAGCATCAAGAAGATGTAGATGGTTTCGGTCTTGACGGTTGGAAGCATGTAACAAAAcacttcaagaaaaatgtgACAGAGCAGCTTAGAGCGTGGGCCACTGCTGCTTTAggtaaaaataaaaattcGAAGGGCTCCCTTGATTTCTTACCTGAGAAGAATGACATCGAACAATATTTGCAAGAAGAATCTATTACTAGTGAGCAGAAATGGGACATGTTGAAAAGGATATGCTACTTGCAGCATTTGTCTTATAAAAATAGAAGAAATGCAGCTAGAGAGAAGGACGCATCCTCTGAAGTTTCAGGGAATGCGGGAAGTGACGGGCACAACGGTATCCATAAATTGCACCAAGATATTCTTAAAGAACAAGAACTAGATGATCGTGATATCGACGAATTGTTGGAACAGCTGGCACCAAATTTCACGGAACAAGACGATTCCCAAAAGGAGTTGATGAATTTAAAATTCATTGATCCTTATTCATTTGACGATCCCTTATCGGTATACTTTTACGACGATCTCTGGTTTTCGGTTGCACTCCGCAACACGTTGTTGTTTAGACTGGTGTTTCATTGTCAACCAGATAACGCAGTGCAATCCTGGAGAGACTATAAAGAGTACAATAGGTTGGCCGAAGAATTTTCTGAAAGCCAAGATCAACTAATTGAGATTGAAATGGGCTCGCGCAGCACCCAATCAACCACTGAGACACAAAATTCGAGAGAAGATGCGGGTGACGGAGAAttaccattgaaaaaagatacTAAAGCACATATTCACAAAGGCATCAGAATTGCAGATATACCTCAAAATGAACTCCATGAAACAGGTCTTGACCAAGAACCTACCAAAAGGGATATGGACAAAGAGAGACGCTCTAAAGCCACCGCTTTAAAAATGAGGCTCTCAGGAAGTTTACTTTACGGCACAAACCAACGTATTTTCGACAAGTTTACTGCCAGACGGATCCTTGAAAGACTTCATGGACACCTAGTCATATTTCCAACCGAGTGGCTTTCCAGGGAGGTGGagtcaaaaaattggtttTACAATGTTGATAGGCTCGCTCCAATCGAAATTTTCGATTGATACTGAAAGCCGTGTGCTCGTCGTACATTCtgattgttgaaataatACGTCAGATTAGCGAATAGAAAACCCACATGAATAATTGATAAGAGAGGTGTTTCTAATTTTTCCGGTGATTATGGCTAAAAAATGTCTAAACGATTTATGTACGACAATAAAGGCTGCAAGAGCCAAAAAGAGAAACAAACTTTCGTCTCTTTGTACGTATGACATGCACATTTGGGAATATTGAGATATGGTCGATTCAAATCTTATCTGGGAAATTTGAGTAGGGAACACTTAGCATAAAAGGGTATAATTGATCTTATCAAATGATTGACAAAGATACGGACGGACTGACGACCTTGCAGATAAATTCCACGGGCGTACCCCTGTGCACCTCCGATAATACAGGTTGCTTAAATATAGGTTAATATGGTTGTCAATAATGTTAAATTCCTAACGAAACATTGAAGGTTCCTTTATTGACTGAGGGAAAGGAATAAAACTTGATTGTGCTACCTGAAGCAACGGATCCAAAGTGCAATGAGTTTTGTGGGGACGGGCAACACATTTCGAAAATCTAGTCTGACGGAGAGCTTAAAAGATGGATCACAGTTACTTTGCAACCGCACATCGAGCGGTTTGACTGTTGGCGATAGCAATCTCTATTCCGTAACGGAGGTGGAGAATGAGTCCCCTGCTTTTCCAAGCAAGCAGCCAGACAATTCAGCCAAGTTGGCTGCTCTAAAGAGACGCAGTTACGCTGTCAATGCATTATATAAGAATGTCATGAATAAACGAAATTCGACAGGAATATGTACTATAGAACATAATCATCTTTCAAGTGATCTGAGACGTCATGGAAAGACTGATAACGGAAGAGTACGTTCCATTGCTAGTACTACGTCCACTATAAGCCTCACAGCTAATAGCGATGGTCAGCATAATCCGAAGATGAGAAATCCCATTGATCAttatgaacaaaatatgaaTTTTGCGCTGAGACCAAAAAGTTCAAGTACTGCTGATCTTGTTGCCACTCAGCAACTTGAACTGCCAGTAAGATCGCAATCGGGTTTAAATTTACGAACAATACCTGCTACAAGAAGCAGAGTGGGGAGCAAATTGTGGCAAAGTCGTAATTTTAGCGATAACGAAAGAAATGAgattaatgatgataatgaagagCACTCATCTCACAACAAGGATATTATATCAGGCGAAATTGCTAACGCTCTCAGTGATGATATTATGCATGCGGAAGTCTCCTTTGACAACAAATGGGTGGATAGTGCTACATTAGACAATTTTGCAGATCACGTAAGTCAAACGAGCTCGAACCAATCGCCTCGCACAAAGGAACCAACGCATCGTCGCAATTCGAGTAACATTTCACGTCGTGATTCCATCATTttagaagattttgaaagagatttGAATCAAACTAACAGCAAAGCTACTGGTGGCTCCGAAGAGAAAATACTTAAGAACTCGTCTAGATTGCAGCTTAAGCTGAAtacaatgaaaatgaaatatgaCAATTTTAACGACGAGTGGAGTTCTTCAACCGTGACAGTTTCGAATCAATCCCCAAATGAAACAGATGACTCTAAAATGACGAAAGTTCAGATGAAATACTGGAGTACAAATATTGATGTTAAAACTAAAATTTTGTCAGAAAAAATCTCAAGGGAGCTGCAGTCGGTGAGAAGGACTGCGATAGACGACAGCATTGCAAGTGGAAAACTACTCTCAACCAGACTGAAGTTAATTGTCAAGGAGAAATATCACAGGGACCAGAAAGTAGATCTGATAACGAACGTCATTCCCCCATCGCCACCGGTACTGAGAACCGTAAACAGTCTTCACAGTGATGTCTTGTTCTCaaagctttttgaaagtacGAAGAAAGGTGCGAAAGAAGATGATCCATTCCACGAGAAAATCTCGCAGACCCTATCCGATGATGACTTAAAAGAATCGCTTTTCAGTGGCCGGGCATATACTAGGAAAATGTGGTTGGAAATTGAGAATATAGAGTTCACTTAATCAGCATAACACACATATATAATCccaattttgataaaaatctGATAAATCTTATTTATAAACTATGTATAATTACTCATTCTTTCCTCTTAATATGAGAAAATGTATTATACTTTGTTTTTCCCTTCGTCCTCCCAAACTGCCTTTGCTTGTGCAAAACCTTTCAATTTATAACTAAACtataaataaaaacaaaatacagaatcaaaattgatattaCATCAGTAATTATAGAAACTTAGCTTGCTAGACAAATCTATCCCTACCAAGCTAATAAAATATAAAACTGCAAATGCTAAAGCGGGAAATAAAATAAAGTTGATGCTTTTTAAAAAGGCCAATTGGCTATAACCGTAAAACgttaaaataaaataatgGGCAAATGCAAAGCAATACAATGAATTACCCACGAATAATCCAATCCATTTATGTAAATGAATAATGGGTAAAAGAAGGAACTGTAAGAAGTAAAGCATTACCCATATTATGAGAAAAGCATTACAGTGCACATCAAAACAGTATGCCCACTCCACCTGAGAATCCAATGCAGAtcgaaatttgaaagttgGCCTATTCAGTAGTAACCAAAAGAAGGTAGCCACTGCGaatccaaagaaaaagaaatccaCGAATATCATATtaatcatcatctttaGAAAACCAAATATTGAATGCCCGTAGACTATTGACCATACGATCGAGCTTACGGTGAGCAGTCCtatttgcaaaatgaaaaatgatgggTCATCTCTAGCCCATtggttttttgtttgacGTTGATAATAGAACGACCTAAATGCTTTTCTCGGCTTGAATATTAAATGAAGCATTTCCCAGATGGCCGTCTCGAAATCAAGATTCTTTGGTGTCTTGAACAGTCTACGTAACACTATTGGTATTGGAGATCTCCCATGACTGGTATTTAAATCCTTACTACTTGTTGGCAAAGAAGACATAATCTTCTTACTGGCTTGCCAACGGGAGTTAATTCACCTTTTCTTATGCTTTTTTGTCGATTGCCATGTGTATCTTATGCTGTAGAGACAAttcgtcattttttgaaatttcaacttACTTTCTCGCCATCTATCTCGCCATCTTCACCATTCGAACCTCGAGCGGGACCTTTATCGACAGCATctaaagaatcaaaaagtCCGCACTCAAATGGTTTCATTTAAGCGTGTGTATCCCGATAGCAATATTGAACTCTCTGCATTGATAGCCTAcaattctttgaatgcGAAAGGGCATGAGCCATTAAGGTTTCCTTCTAGTTTCATACATGCATAATGAATAAAGTGCACCAGGGTAGCTGCTGTCGAACCCTCCTAATAGTTATTCGAAAAGGACATTTTCGTTTGACTGATGTGTATTCCCACactttcttcaaatatccCTTTGTAATATGCTTAGTTAAACTCCAATCTATTGCTACGAACTATCGAATTTGGCTTTCTGATGTGTAGTCACGACACATCCGATATTAGCAGCCGATCATCTTCAGAGTTCCGTAGATCTGATGCATTGCATCAGTACGGGGTTAAGTATtgtgaaaatattttggatACATTTGTATTCCTGCCAATCTCTGAATAGTCGTTTGGTGCAGACAAGCTTAGACCATCTAGGATACAACCAGAAAAAGCTACCTCTTTATCTCAAGTCTTAGCAAGAGGCACTTGCTTTTACTTTGAGTGAATAGCTCGATCTAGTTGCGCTATGTGATTCTGTTCTAGGACACTGGAACTTTATGTTGAGGAACCGCATACTTAGGCCAATCTTGAGCGGCTAAATCGTTTCAAGTGTCCTCTATATGGCTTCGTAGCTTCTCATTATTTGCAGCAGGTATGTTGCATTTCCAAGTAAATCATAATCTATAGCAGTCAATAAAACCTTACTAACGGAGCGTTAGACCTCACTACTTTCTTGGAGAGCCTTCTATgacaaaaagaaataggTATGTGTGATAGGCTTCCTTGAATAAAACATGCCGAATGTTATCAGATAACAATTCTTATCGTTTCATGCATAGTAACTCGCACGGGTTTTCTCTTATGAATATGACTTTTCTATGAATTAAACTacacaaaaaaaactacttttattttcatcaatcgAGATATCTATCAAACGGTTCACCCAGAACATTTTCAACCACCCTCACAAGCCCTAATCTCACCTCATGTTCcacctcttcatcatcatcctcaaGTAGCTCGGCAATAATTGGCACTAATTGTGGTAATAAAGACAACCAACTTTCACCTACCTTAGAATAAATGAGTTTAAAAGTCTTGATGGTCCACAATTTTTCGCTCGATCTACAGGTTGCAATCATGTGGGCCATTAATAGTTTATGCATGAACCTATTGTGTTCGTCTACGCGACTGTTGTTAGAGGCTAATGATGCTATGGATTTGACCAAATATTTACCGACGACGTCTTCTATGTTGGACAATTGATTTACAAGTGATTCGCATATTAGTTCAAAACGTGCAGTAGACCTCCAATATTCATCTCTATCGTACTTAAAGGATGAAGTCAGAGAATTGAGTGTCAAACGACGTAAATTGACGTCAACTATATCCCGGGATATAAACCTTTGCAATAATTTGTTGACTGGTTCAATGAGATAAGTAAAATAGGATGTTATGATTCCTTTCAAGTTTTCTTGCAgcttattgaaaaacttgaaaaagcTGGTCAATCTCTCAACTTCAGTGATAGCTCTATTGGTAACACCCTCAGCGTCAAATGTCCATCTCAATAATATAACAAATAAGGGTCTGAACACTTTgtcattcaattttaaaaCGTATGCGTTGGAAATCTGGTAAACTGACGCTTCAATTCTATTCAGGGCATTATTATCAAAACTGCTAATCGATCGATATTCAAATAGATGCAATAGAagcttgaagaaaataggTGATTGCGAAGTGGCAGACTTCTTGTCGATAGACTCAACGGTTGATTCTAGAGCACTCAGAAATAGAGAAACAGCGATTGAACTTTCCCTTACTTCATCAGAGGAAGTCCACAATTTATATAATACCTTCAAAACTTCTTTTAATTCAATATTGTCTATTATTAGAGAAATGACAGACAACCTAGAAGCAggttcaatttcattggCCAGAAAAGTAATCTTGAGAACGCTGGCCAAGTCCGACATTAAAAAGCTAGGAATCCGTTTAATCATAGCAGCAAATAACAGCAAAATAGATAACTGTAGTTGctctttcaattcaatatcatctAGTTGGGACAGTgcgaaaattttgatcgATGGTGGAACGATTTTTGGGTAGAACGCAATGCATTTTGGGCCCAATGCTTCAATACTGCTTGTCACTACCGTCAAAGAGGAGACCAGCAATTCCGGTTCCGGAGAATCGAGTTCCTTTGTAGCAAAATCTAAAGCCTTGACTAATAATGCGTTCTCTAAATAAGAGCCAAATTTAGCTACCAAAGAACCAACAGTATTAAATAAAACTTGAACGATATTTGAATGAGCCTTCTCGGTCGatattctttccaaaagaaCCTCAACGACTTTGCTGGCTGTGGAAGCCGCTTCAAGTCCCTCACCGTCAAACTTAGTACCGATTACCAACGTTAAGTGATATCTTATATCCGCGTTCACACTGTCAGTCAATAATGGAAGGACAGAATCAACGAAATCTTCAACTGGTAGAACATTTAAAATATGACTTAATAGATGGAATAAGACATTTTTTACATCGTCAATCTCGTCAATCTCGTGGAAATTGTCACTTTCCGAAGATGATTCCATTTCATCAGAGTTCGAAAGCGAAAAAGACTCGTTGGAACTGTTGATGAAACTCAAAATAGATTGCAAGAGCTGTCCATAACTTGATCGGACATTATTAATAAAAATGGGTTCATTTGTGGTATCCAGTAACGAAGAGTATAGTTTAACCTTGAAGCTTCCATTAATATCGTAATATCCAACCTCAGTTTCTTCCAGGCATCTGtcgataaaattgaaaccaTTACGAATTAATGTCAGTAATTCTGTTCTCGATAAATTTAGTATACCGTTGGTGAACAATGCTCGAGGTTTTGCACCACTTTTTTGCTCTGgatcttttttgatgtcaATGAGGGTTTTGAAGAAGGACAAAAATTTATTCCAACCATTCAACTGCTCTAAGATGTCAAAATTAGTGAGAAAAGATTTAGTAAACTCAACGAAACTTCTCCCCTCGCTTATCTTGAAACTGGTGATACTAGTGGAATATTGCTGCAGGATTAAAAACAAGAAGGGAGCTATAGCCGTAGAGGCGTTGAAGGCCTTAACTAGAGTAGCATACAGTTTGACTCTTCTGTGTTTTGGAACGTGTTGCAAAGCAGTTGTGAAGctcatcaacaaaaattcCGTTTCATTCGAGATATCTTCACCACTACCTGCCAGTAATGCTGGGAC
The genomic region above belongs to Zygotorulaspora mrakii chromosome 8, complete sequence and contains:
- the GMH1 gene encoding Gmh1p (similar to Saccharomyces cerevisiae GMH1 (YKR030W); ancestral locus Anc_1.252); the encoded protein is MSSLPTSSKDLNTSHGRSPIPIVLRRLFKTPKNLDFETAIWEMLHLIFKPRKAFRSFYYQRQTKNQWARDDPSFFILQIGLLTVSSIVWSIVYGHSIFGFLKMMINMIFVDFFFFGFAVATFFWLLLNRPTFKFRSALDSQVEWAYCFDVHCNAFLIIWVMLYFLQFLLLPIIHLHKWIGLFVGNSLYCFAFAHYFILTFYGYSQLAFLKSINFILFPALAFAVLYFISLVGIDLSSKLSFYNY
- the SPO14 gene encoding phospholipase D (similar to Saccharomyces cerevisiae SPO14 (YKR031C); ancestral locus Anc_1.251), encoding MASNRRIHCNQEMRPLQILYPGYPASSFSFVQQGRQKCCWSKMLKCKQIFIRRRTCGVCRLFSQVEVPMGTNTGTDAVIPGISDAGELDNGGKKGWKSGVEDPDKNEQQARDEEQRRIEGIDGAGDKEAVYKNLIFHGVPNCTVSDTEGHQVEQEEEDAQNEQHEAESYPEQELKQDVRQSRTKSFIQDQQFEVWRKEFKEAFRKVATFSRFKSPWKQQHQQPQSQPQNPQHLLNEKDLYTQKLASDLIDSLLAGCPAALFPSCQFLRDEHGQKRAPMLLAMLGVRVEPYTPRESSSDKTGPRSRGNNDTDDDTSSIFSQAFEPSRNEEHTKKLFKLQLEYGIGENRLKWHVIKSYKDLNNLHNKLKLVSFQQNTLNKIYIDHYRFNKMHIPHFPRLGDRERNLMNSSVGNGRQDHQNSSQEERNPLSASSLSPTSSRSSLSSMRSSLNFAIDKFKVKHLQDLIEEEDDYNQPMYLRLERYLRLLNIALSVRPQANRLFQFYELSPIGNLLSYEVGLQGKQGQLIIRSTAKSQGWRVSHFSFNDLREMIERHTTKWFLVRHSYILYVSDLCSTTPLDVFLVDSQFHIKWSGNKKQDYNVNINDTDLNQDNKRKISTKLLITLSNSERKLQVICKSEASLKQWVSSISHMVKNTIWSKPHRFDSFAPVRKNAFCKFLVDGRDYFWALSEALLMAEDVIYIHDWWLSPELYMRRPVNGNQEFRIDRILKRKAEKGIKVFIVVYRNVGTTVGTDSSWTKHSMLNLHPNIHLIRSPNQWLQNTYFWAHHEKMTVIDNTIAFMGGIDLCYGRYDTPEHSLCDDHANLKDQIFPGKDYSNARICDFFDLDKPFESMYDRSKIPRMPWHDVHTMTIGEAARDMARHFVQRWNYLLRQKRPSRPTPLLTPPSDFTRDEIENSSFFKMLKPRSTCEVQVLRSAGNWSLGLKETEKSIQNAYLKLIETSEHYIYIENQFFITASQWDGVVIENKVGDAIVDRIIRANSEGKVWKAFILIPLMPGFDSPIDQPEASSVRVIMQCQYQSISRGETSIFSKLKKLNIDPMQYIQFYSLRKWSTIGPNKKLVTEQLYVHGKVLIVDDRSCIIGSANINERSQLGCRDSEVAMLIRDTDLVKSKMDDGVYYAGRFALELRKRLMREHLGCNVDLVEVVERKFGRLETIARNNYKELHLLAEDSTKNDKLDSAMLELAYREIFDVDYSDPWKSKYSSLPNVNSYGISHPFSKPSNEECFKNDFDDLQRIESDNKKTALPDRRTKTKANQNLSCDGLLNYHTFNYRAGEENIGIRDNKPISTDPRLTNNKKHQEDVDGFGLDGWKHVTKHFKKNVTEQLRAWATAALGKNKNSKGSLDFLPEKNDIEQYLQEESITSEQKWDMLKRICYLQHLSYKNRRNAAREKDASSEVSGNAGSDGHNGIHKLHQDILKEQELDDRDIDELLEQLAPNFTEQDDSQKELMNLKFIDPYSFDDPLSVYFYDDLWFSVALRNTLLFRLVFHCQPDNAVQSWRDYKEYNRLAEEFSESQDQLIEIEMGSRSTQSTTETQNSREDAGDGELPLKKDTKAHIHKGIRIADIPQNELHETGLDQEPTKRDMDKERRSKATALKMRLSGSLLYGTNQRIFDKFTARRILERLHGHLVIFPTEWLSREVESKNWFYNVDRLAPIEIFD